From one Oncorhynchus nerka mitochondrion, complete genome genomic stretch:
- the ND4 gene encoding NADH dehydrogenase subunit 4 (TAA stop codon is completed by the addition of 3' A residues to the mRNA), giving the protein MLKILIPTLMLFPTIWLSPAKWLWTTSIAQSLIIALASLSWFKWSSETGWSSSNLYLATDPLSTPLLVLTCWLLPLMILASQNHLSPEPLNRQRTYISLLVSLQTFLVLAFGATEIIMFYIMFEATLLPTLIIITRWGNQTERLNAGTYFLFYTLAGSLPLLVALLLMQNDNGTLSMFTLQYTQPLHLLTWGDKLWWAACLLAFLVKMPLYGVHLWLPKAHVEAPIAGSMILAAVLLKLGGYGMMRMMVMLDPLTKELAYPFIVLALWGIIMTGSICLRQTDLKSLIAYSSVGHMGLVAGGILIQTPWGFTGAIILMIAHGLASSALFCLANTSYERTHSRTMLLARGMQMILPLMTTWWFVASLANLALPPLPNLMGELMIITSMFNWSHWTLILTGLGTLITASYSLYLFLMTQRGPLPSHIIALEPTHTREHLLIILHLIPIVLLILKPELMWGWCF; this is encoded by the coding sequence TCATCCCCACACTTATGCTTTTCCCAACAATCTGGCTTAGCCCCGCGAAATGGTTATGAACCACATCAATTGCCCAAAGTTTAATTATTGCCCTAGCAAGTTTATCCTGATTTAAATGATCATCCGAGACCGGGTGATCTTCCTCTAACCTCTATTTAGCGACTGATCCCCTATCAACACCTCTACTAGTATTAACCTGCTGACTACTGCCCCTTATAATCCTCGCTAGCCAAAATCACCTCTCCCCAGAGCCCTTGAATCGCCAGCGGACCTACATCTCCCTCCTGGTCTCCCTCCAAACATTTCTAGTCTTAGCATTCGGGGCCACAGAAATTATCATATTTTACATCATATTCGAAGCTACACTGCTCCCGACCCTGATTATTATTACCCGCTGGGGAAATCAAACAGAGCGTCTCAATGCCGGTACCTATTTCTTATTTTATACCTTAGCTGGCTCCCTCCCCCTCCTCGTCGCCCTACTTCTTATACAAAACGACAACGGAACCCTATCTATGTTTACCCTGCAATACACACAACCCTTACACCTTTTAACATGAGGAGATAAACTATGATGAGCTGCCTGCCTTTTAGCCTTCCTTGTAAAAATACCCCTCTACGGCGTACACCTTTGACTTCCAAAGGCCCACGTAGAAGCTCCAATCGCTGGGTCCATAATCCTAGCGGCTGTCCTACTCAAACTGGGGGGGTACGGCATAATACGTATGATAGTTATACTAGACCCCCTTACCAAAGAACTAGCCTACCCCTTCATCGTTTTAGCCCTCTGAGGTATCATTATAACCGGGTCCATCTGTCTACGCCAAACAGACCTGAAATCACTAATCGCATACTCTTCAGTCGGCCACATAGGACTGGTCGCAGGGGGTATTTTAATTCAAACGCCCTGAGGATTTACTGGTGCAATTATCCTCATAATCGCACACGGCCTCGCCTCCTCAGCACTTTTCTGCTTAGCTAATACTAGCTACGAACGCACTCACAGCCGAACTATACTTCTAGCCCGGGGAATGCAAATAATTTTACCCTTGATAACCACCTGATGATTTGTGGCTAGTTTAGCCAACCTAGCCCTTCCTCCTCTTCCAAACCTAATGGGAGAACTAATAATCATCACTTCTATATTCAACTGGTCCCACTGAACTCTTATTCTCACGGGGTTAGGTACATTAATTACAGCAAGCTATTCCCTCTATCTATTCTTAATAACCCAACGGGGACCCCTACCTTCCCATATTATTGCTCTTGAACCCACCCACACCCGAGAACACCTACTTATTATTTTACACCTAATTCCAATTGTCCTCCTGATCCTAAAACCTGAACTCATGTGAGGCTGATGTTTCT